In the genome of Gordonia rubripertincta, one region contains:
- a CDS encoding glycerophosphodiester phosphodiesterase has product MNSGVNVGAAEKVSRSGKPAVVAHRGASGDRPEHTLAAYELALAQGADGLECDVRLTADHELVCVHDRTVDRTSNGSGIVSEMTLAQLRELDFGSWHSAGDPASILTLRELLTLTLDWRRPVRLFIETKHPVRFGSLVEQKLLEILHEFGVATPPSADHSRAVVISFSSAGVWRIRRHAPMLPTILLGDTARVLGGSAATAVGATGIGPSVMTLRQYPDLVDRAAAAGRVTYCWTVDELVDVQLCADLGVRWLATNHPAKVRDWLVTVD; this is encoded by the coding sequence ATGAACTCAGGTGTGAACGTGGGTGCGGCCGAGAAGGTGTCGCGTTCGGGTAAACCCGCGGTGGTGGCGCACCGCGGCGCCTCCGGGGACCGTCCGGAACACACTCTGGCCGCATACGAGCTCGCACTCGCGCAGGGTGCGGACGGACTCGAGTGCGACGTCCGGCTCACCGCCGATCACGAACTCGTCTGCGTGCACGACCGAACCGTCGACCGCACGTCGAACGGTTCCGGCATCGTCAGCGAGATGACACTGGCCCAGCTCCGCGAACTCGACTTCGGGAGTTGGCATTCCGCGGGCGACCCCGCGTCGATCCTGACGCTCCGCGAGCTGCTCACGCTCACCCTGGACTGGCGCCGGCCGGTCCGGTTGTTCATCGAGACCAAACATCCCGTGCGGTTCGGCAGCCTCGTCGAGCAGAAGCTCCTCGAGATCCTCCACGAATTCGGCGTGGCCACTCCGCCGTCGGCCGATCACAGTCGCGCCGTGGTCATCTCGTTCTCCTCCGCCGGCGTCTGGCGTATCCGCCGCCATGCCCCGATGCTCCCCACCATCCTGCTGGGCGACACTGCCCGGGTACTCGGTGGCAGCGCGGCGACCGCAGTCGGGGCCACCGGGATCGGACCCTCGGTGATGACCCTGCGGCAGTACCCGGATCTCGTCGACCGCGCCGCCGCGGCCGGCCGCGTGACGTACTGCTGGACCGTCGACGAACTGGTGGACGTCCAGCTCTGCGCCGACCTCGGGGTGCGCTGGCTGGCCACCAACCACCCGGCCAAGGTCCGCGACTGGCTGGTCACCGTCGACTGA
- a CDS encoding DUF5926 family protein: MGKKSKRGSGPRPGSNRAERVAARKARQAASMAPPPRPFAGLASECDFVALRTFVASATARLELTEPADTRNDVSLVTILPGAGPALARESNGATEGLVGLQTEPDRMAPAVELAAAIAWAAHAEAGSEFDLESADESPSLDEVLKADAILDITVHQDFSWWFPEGTEVPAEIAPMFERANDSVLPTARLVVESGSGAPWWVDAGERAHLRWIRPEPEDDLMAAMARLHAAGRLTMGEGSRFAGSFRTHGLLVPVFDLDNEMHHEEWQAGLNQLDQWLGEALADSSELTIAERSSRDGIRGRQVTLR; this comes from the coding sequence ATGGGCAAGAAGAGCAAGCGGGGCAGTGGACCCCGCCCGGGAAGCAATCGCGCAGAGCGGGTCGCCGCTCGCAAGGCTCGGCAGGCGGCGTCGATGGCACCGCCGCCACGTCCCTTCGCGGGGCTGGCCTCCGAATGCGATTTCGTCGCACTGCGGACCTTCGTGGCATCGGCGACTGCACGTCTCGAGCTGACGGAGCCTGCCGACACGCGCAACGACGTCTCCCTCGTGACGATCCTGCCGGGTGCCGGTCCGGCACTGGCACGTGAATCCAACGGCGCCACAGAGGGTTTGGTGGGTCTGCAGACCGAACCGGACCGGATGGCGCCGGCTGTGGAGCTGGCGGCCGCCATCGCGTGGGCCGCGCACGCCGAGGCCGGCAGCGAGTTCGACCTCGAATCCGCCGACGAATCGCCCTCGCTCGACGAGGTGCTGAAGGCCGACGCGATCCTGGACATCACCGTGCACCAGGACTTCTCGTGGTGGTTCCCGGAGGGTACCGAGGTGCCCGCCGAGATCGCGCCGATGTTCGAGCGCGCCAACGACTCCGTGCTGCCGACGGCGCGACTCGTCGTCGAGAGCGGTTCAGGCGCCCCGTGGTGGGTCGACGCCGGTGAACGGGCGCACCTACGCTGGATCCGCCCCGAGCCCGAGGACGACCTCATGGCCGCGATGGCCCGCCTGCATGCGGCCGGCCGTCTGACGATGGGTGAGGGCTCGCGTTTCGCGGGGTCGTTCCGCACGCACGGCCTGCTGGTCCCGGTCTTCGACCTCGACAACGAGATGCACCACGAGGAGTGGCAGGCGGGTCTCAACCAGCTCGATCAGTGGCTGGGCGAGGCACTCGCCGACTCCTCGGAGCTGACGATCGCCGAGCGGAGCTCGCGCGACGGCATCCGCGGCCGCCAGGTCACCCTGCGCTAG
- a CDS encoding DUF4328 domain-containing protein encodes MIDLCPRCRIQAPHRPGREHCPRCGGPLSVVDDVSRAVSAPARPVTPAPPRTAPTGRLYRARNVRWVARRPPEAIPSRRGPSGPRGPRLIPRYVYIPTWGLHDEPVTADATHDRIDSSRARLLFALVVAGTALAASAVIHLIRYILLAVNRTQPLPDPLIVVSDWLIVFVGVAAFLAYIWATLAFIRWVIDLRAGTYEEARLLDPRRPLWVGVLVGVPLVNLVGGPLVLGEVVAQRVAHDPSLDAERVGRRVRRLWVAWVFVTVTALLALVARAVAWGSDSVQTGANALAMVIISAAVSAAFAFWSARRLPLLFDAATAAPVPKRRWVAVG; translated from the coding sequence ATGATCGACCTCTGTCCGCGGTGCCGCATCCAGGCGCCGCACCGCCCCGGGCGCGAGCACTGCCCTCGCTGTGGCGGCCCGCTGAGCGTCGTCGACGACGTCTCTCGCGCGGTGTCCGCACCCGCGCGCCCCGTGACCCCCGCGCCGCCCCGAACGGCGCCGACCGGCCGGTTGTACCGGGCTCGGAACGTCCGGTGGGTCGCGCGGCGTCCTCCCGAGGCCATCCCCAGCCGCCGCGGACCGTCGGGCCCGCGCGGCCCGCGTCTCATCCCGCGCTACGTCTACATCCCGACCTGGGGCCTGCACGACGAACCGGTGACCGCCGACGCGACGCACGACCGGATCGATTCCTCACGGGCACGCCTGCTGTTCGCGCTCGTCGTGGCCGGAACGGCGCTCGCGGCGTCGGCGGTCATCCATCTGATCCGCTACATCCTGCTGGCCGTCAACCGCACCCAACCGCTCCCGGACCCGCTGATCGTGGTCTCCGACTGGCTGATCGTGTTCGTGGGTGTGGCCGCCTTCCTGGCCTACATCTGGGCGACCCTCGCGTTCATCCGCTGGGTGATCGACCTCCGGGCCGGTACCTATGAGGAAGCCCGACTCCTCGACCCGAGGCGTCCGCTGTGGGTGGGGGTGCTGGTGGGAGTCCCGTTGGTGAACCTGGTCGGTGGGCCGCTCGTGCTCGGCGAGGTCGTGGCCCAGCGCGTGGCCCACGATCCGTCCCTCGACGCCGAACGCGTCGGCCGCCGGGTCCGGCGTCTGTGGGTCGCGTGGGTGTTCGTCACCGTCACCGCTCTACTGGCGCTGGTCGCCCGTGCCGTCGCGTGGGGTTCGGACTCGGTGCAGACCGGCGCCAATGCGCTCGCCATGGTGATCATCAGCGCGGCCGTGTCGGCCGCCTTCGCCTTCTGGTCGGCACGCCGCCTGCCGTTGCTGTTCGACGCCGCCACGGCGGCCCCGGTCCCGAAGAGAAGGTGGGTGGCGGTCGGATGA
- a CDS encoding ferritin, translating to MTEFTKFHQLLHDQIGNEFYASQQYIAVATYFDNHDMPQLAKLFYGQAVEERNHAMMIVQYFLDRDMEVEIPGIPAPNNKFEDYKAPINLALEQEKTVTQQIVDLAKSARDTGDFVGEQFMQWFLKEQVEEVATMTTLQTIADRCNGNLFDLENFVEREFNSAAADDPTSPPVAGGNI from the coding sequence ATGACCGAATTCACGAAGTTCCATCAGCTGCTGCACGACCAGATCGGTAACGAGTTCTACGCCTCGCAGCAGTACATCGCGGTCGCGACCTACTTCGACAACCACGACATGCCCCAGCTGGCGAAACTCTTCTACGGCCAGGCCGTCGAAGAGCGCAACCACGCGATGATGATCGTGCAGTACTTCCTCGACCGGGACATGGAGGTTGAGATCCCCGGCATCCCCGCCCCGAACAACAAGTTCGAGGACTACAAGGCCCCGATCAATCTGGCTCTCGAGCAGGAGAAGACGGTCACCCAGCAGATCGTCGATCTCGCGAAGTCGGCCCGCGACACCGGCGACTTCGTCGGTGAGCAGTTCATGCAGTGGTTCCTCAAGGAACAGGTCGAGGAGGTCGCCACCATGACGACCCTGCAGACCATCGCCGACCGGTGCAACGGCAACCTGTTCGACCTCGAGAACTTCGTCGAGCGCGAGTTCAACAGCGCCGCGGCCGACGATCCGACGTCACCCCCCGTCGCCGGAGGCAACATCTAG
- a CDS encoding LCP family protein, whose amino-acid sequence MFVLGSAGLLFYYDSRLDRIDALPAYAGRPSDTPGTNWLIVGTDSRSDLSDEQRTTLSTGDADGSRTDTIMLVHNPPGSGKATVVSIPRDLYVEIPGHGSLKVNASYNIGGPQLLVQTVENLTGIHIDHYAEIGFGGFDTLVDAVGGVDMCIDQPLNDPKAGLRLTKGCHHLNGRQALGLVRTRAFPRADLERVINQRKFLAALVSRATSPAVLFNPFRLFGFIGGAIDSLTVDERDHIWNLASLMFALRDPVTTTTPTGESIYTDDGLALPVTETTEQFFGLLRAGQPIPDDLLVDAG is encoded by the coding sequence GTGTTCGTGCTCGGCAGCGCCGGACTGCTCTTCTACTACGACTCGCGACTCGACCGCATCGACGCGCTGCCCGCCTACGCCGGACGGCCGTCGGACACCCCCGGCACCAACTGGCTCATCGTCGGCACCGATTCCCGCTCCGACCTGTCCGACGAACAGCGCACCACCCTGTCCACCGGCGACGCCGACGGTTCGCGCACCGACACGATCATGCTGGTGCACAACCCGCCCGGGAGCGGGAAGGCGACGGTCGTCAGCATCCCGCGCGACCTCTACGTCGAGATCCCCGGCCACGGCAGCCTGAAAGTCAACGCGTCGTACAACATCGGCGGTCCGCAGCTGCTGGTACAGACCGTCGAGAACCTGACCGGCATCCACATCGACCACTACGCGGAGATCGGGTTCGGCGGCTTCGACACGCTCGTCGACGCCGTCGGCGGTGTCGACATGTGTATCGACCAGCCGCTCAACGACCCCAAGGCCGGACTCAGACTGACCAAGGGCTGCCACCACCTGAACGGGCGCCAGGCACTCGGACTGGTCCGGACCCGCGCCTTCCCCCGCGCCGATCTCGAGCGGGTCATCAATCAGCGGAAGTTCCTCGCCGCCTTGGTCTCCCGCGCGACGAGCCCGGCGGTGCTGTTCAACCCGTTCCGGTTGTTCGGGTTCATCGGCGGTGCGATCGACTCGCTCACCGTCGACGAGCGCGACCACATCTGGAACCTGGCCTCGTTGATGTTCGCCCTCCGTGACCCCGTGACGACCACCACACCCACGGGCGAGAGCATCTACACCGATGACGGTCTGGCACTACCGGTCACGGAGACGACCGAACAGTTCTTCGGTCTCTTACGTGCAGGTCAGCCGATCCCCGACGATCTGCTCGTCGACGCCGGGTGA